DNA sequence from the Halorussus sp. MSC15.2 genome:
CGCCCACGGCGACCTCAACGACGACCAGCGCGAGGTCGTCTCGTCGCTGGCCGACGCGCTGGTCTCGCAACTGCTCGCGCCGCCGACGAGCAGTCTCCGGGACGCCGCCGCCGAGGACGACTGGGGGACCATCAACACGGCGCTCCAACTGTTCGACCCGGACTTCGGCGAGGACGGGGGACCGCCGGAGTTCGTGCGCGAGCAGTTCGACGACGGCGACGTTCCCGACGAGGTGGCCGAGCAGATGCCCGACGACGTCCGGACGATGATAGCTGGCGACGACGACTGAGGGACGATTCGGCGGTTCCGGGGCCGCGCCGGGGGTACCACGTCACCGAACTTTATCTGCGATAACGCCGAACACCCACGCATGGCAGACCTACTTTCCGACGACGAGATAGCGGCCAAACTACCCGACGGGTGGGAGCGCGTCGACGACGAAATCGTCCGCGTGTTCGAGTTCGACGACTACCTCGAAGGCGTCGCCTTCGCCACCGAAGTCGGCGAACTCGCCGAGGAGGAGTTCCATCACCCCACGATAGAGATTCGCTACGAGGAGGTCGAGGTCCGGTTCACCAGCCACGAGGAGGGCGGCATCACCGACGACGACGTACACATGGCCGAACTGACCGACGACCTGCGCTAACCGGGGCCGAGGCATGGACGCCAGATACGTCTTCGCCGTGCGGTTCCGACTCGAAGCCGAGACCGAGGGCGTCTCGGTCGGACCCGACGAGTTCGAGACCCGTCTCTACCGGGCGGCGGACCCGCCCGGCGAGGACGGGTGGCTGTTCTTCCGCGACAACCTCTGGCGCGGGGAGATAAACGACGACCGTCACTTCCGGCGACTGGTCGAGGAGGAACTGGGCGTGAACGTAGTGTCGGCGGAGTACCGCGCGCTGGAGACCGACGAGGAGTATTTGGCCGCGCTGAAAGACGAGATACGCGACGACCTCGCGACGTTCAAGGCGGACTCCGTCTCGGAGGTGCTGAACAAGTATCTCGGCAGTTCGCTGGAGGTCGATAAGGGGTAGCGCCTCGGGTGAGGCAGTTTGGAGACCGCCGTCGCGTGTCGGGGTTTCGGTGCCGAACTTCGGTTCGGTCGTCCGCGACGGTCGTCCCACGTACCCGGAAAACGCTTAACTTTACCGAGTGCCTACACATCTGTCCCTATGGTCGCCCGCGAGTACGATTACTGGTTGCTCGACTTGGACGGGACGCTCATCGACGTGGACTGGTCGTATCCGCGGTCGGTGTTCGACCGAGTAGGCGACCGTCTCGGTCGGGAGTTCACCGACCGGGAGGCGGAAATCCTCTGGCACGGACTCGGGGGGAACCGCAACGAGCAGTTGCGCGAGTGGGGCATCGACCCAGAGGAGTTCTGGCCCGCGTTCCACGACATCGAGGACCCCCAGCGCCGGGCGGAGGAGACGTACCTCTACGACGACGCGGCGTTCGTGGGCGAGTTAGACTGTCCGGTCGGTCTGGTGACCCACTGCCAACCGTTCCTCGCCAACCCCGTGCTCGACGAACTCGACATCCGCGACTGGTTCGACACTGTCATCTGCTGCGACGAGGAGTTGGGGTGGAAACCCGACCCCGCGCCCCTCCACCACGCGATGGAGCAGATAGGCGTCCATCACGACGGTCACGATGGCGTGTACGCCGGCGACGGCGCGAGCGACGTCGGCGCGGCGTGGAACGCGGGTCTCGACGCGATTCACGTCGAGCGCCACGGTCACCACCGACGCGAGCAGTGCGTCCTCGGCGACTACCGAGTCGAGACGTTCGACGAACTGCTGGCGACCGCCGGCGCGGACTGAGTTCGGCCGTCGTGGTGGTCGTACGCCGCGGGTGAACCGATAACGGTATCTTTTCCCCGTCGCCACGGATACAAACTCAAAAGATGTACATCGTAATCGTCGGCGCTGGCAATATCGGCACGCCGCTCATCGAGATTGCAACGGCCGGTGGTAACGAGGTCGTCGTCATCGAGAAAGACGAGAAGAAGGCCGAGCGGGCCGCCTCGACGCACGATTGTCTCGTTCTCAACGACGATGCGACGATAAAGGACACGCTGGTCGATGCCGGTATCGACCGCGCGGACGCTCTCATCTCTACGACCGACCAAGACGCGACCAACATCATGGTCTCGCTGCTCGGACAGGAACTCGAGGTTCCCAACATCGTCTCGGTGGTTCACGACGCCGACCACATGGAACTGTTCCGCCGAATCGGCGTCCACACGATGCAGAACCCGCAGCGACTCATCGCCGAGTATCTCTACCGGGCGGTCAAGCGACCGTCCATCATCGACTACATGCGCATCGGCGACGAGGCCGAAGTGTTCGAAATCAGCGTGGGTTCGGACGCCGCCATCGCCGGGAAGACCATCCAGCAGGCCGCCACGGAGGGCCTGCTCCCCGACGACATGCTCATCGTCGCCGTCGAACGCGACGACTCGAACAAGCCCGTCACGCCGCGCGGGAACACGGAAGTCCGTGCCGGTGACGTCCTGACGGTGTACTCCGAACGAGGTGCGACGCCGGAAGTGACCGACGTGTTCGGTCACTTCGAGGACCACGATACCCACCCGGACGACGCCTGATATGTCGGCGAACAGAACTGTCCGCCGGATTCCGGCGGACCTCTCCATCATCGCGCGAGACGTGGGTTCGCTGCTCGCCATGGAGGCGGGACTGATGGCCATCAGCGTCGGCGTTGCCCTCGTCTTCACCGAGTGGTACGGCGCGCTGTCGTTCCTCCTCGCCGCCGGTATCACCGCCGCGGTCGGTCTGGGCGCGCGCCGGGCCTTCGCGGACGCCCCCGAACCCCGGATGAAACACGGGATGATAATCGCGGCCACCGGGTGGTTCTGCGTCGCGGTCTTCGGCGCGCTTCCGTTCCTGCTGATGGCGTATCTCACCCCGTCGCAGGTCATGCAGTCGTACGTCTCCTCGGCCCCCGAATCGGCCACCTACGAGGCCGTGACGGTCTTCGGCGCGACGTCGCGCTCCAGTCTGGTCTACTTCAGGAACCCGCTCCACGCCTTCTTCGAGAGCATGAGCGGGTGGACCGGGTCGGGACTGACGATGGCCGTCCACGAACCGACGCTCCCGCGGACGATTCAGTGGTGGCGGTCGTTCATGCAGTGGGTCGGCGGCGTGGGCGTCATCGTCCTCACCACCGCCATCCTCGCGCGTCCGGGAAGCGGGAGCTACGCGCTCTACCGGAGCGAGGCCCGCGAGGAGAAGATTCACCCGAGCATCATCTCGACGGTCCAGACGGTCTGGAAGATATTCGTCCTCTACACCGCGCTCGCGGTCCTCGCCATGTTCGTCGCCATCTCGCTGTCGGACTACGGGTCGCAGTTACCGACGTGGCAGGCGTTCTGGCAGGCGCTCAATCACGCCATGACCGGGCTATCGACCGGCGGGTTCTCGGTCACGGACAACTCCATCGCCACCTACGACTCGCCGCTCATCGAGACGGTGCTGCTCCCGATAATGGCGCTCGGAGCCATCGCCTTCCCGATTCACTACGTGGTCCTCTCGAACCGCGACGCCGAACCCCTGTGGGAGGACCTCCAGACGCGGTGGCTGTTCATCCTGTTCGGCGTCGGCATCGTCGTCCTCTCGCTCCAGAACGCGGCGGCCGTCACGTCGGCGTTCGAAGCGACGAACTACGCCGGACTCCAGACGGTCGGTCTCTCGGCGGCGCAGGCCACCGCAATCCGCGATTCGGTGTTCCAGTGGGTGAGCGCCCTCTCGTGTACCGGCTTCCAGTCGTCGGGCATCGGCGACTGGAAACCCGGCGGAAAGCTCCTCCTCTCGATTGCGATGGTCGTCGGCGGGGCCGCCGGTTCGACGGTGGGCGGTATCAAAATCATCCGCGCGTACACCATCGGTCGCGGTATCGTCTGGCAGTTCTCCCGGGTGTTCCTGCCCGAGAGCGCGGTCGTCACTGCGAACATAAACGGTCGGAACCTCGGTCGAAACGAGATGGAACGGGAGTTCAGCGAGGCGGCCATCGTCAGTCTGCTTTGGATAGGGCTACTGGTCGCTAGTTCCATCGTGCTGGTGAACGTCGCCGACCCCAGTTACGGCCTGTCGGACGTACTGTTCGAGGTGGCGAGCGCGCAGGGCAACGTGGGCCTGTCGTCGGGCATCACCGGTCCCGCCATGCCGTCGCTGGCCGAGGGTATGTTCATCCTCAACATGTGGGTCGGCCGCCTCGAAATCATCCCCGTGCTGGTGTTCGCCCGCTCGATTCTCTACGGGCTGAACCCGCGGTGAGTTCGGTCTCGTTATCCTTCGTCGCTCTCCCTCGCCGGTCTCGGTCTATCCCGTCGATTTCGATTCTCGTCCCGTCACCGGCCGAATCCCGGTAGCGCCGACAGGACTGCGTCCAACTCGTCGTCGAGCGCCGCCGCGAGTTCGCTGACGCCCGGCTTGGACTCGCGGTCGGGGTTCGCCAGCACGCGGACCGTCTCGGTTCCGACGTGGACGAACCCGAGGTCCAGTTTCTCGGCGGTCGCCCGCAGACCGAGTCCGGCGTCGGCCTGCCCGTCCGCGACCTTTCTGGCGGGACTCTCGTGGGCCTTCGCTGCCAGCTCGAACCCCTCGATGGCGTCCACGAGGTCGTGGCGGGTCACGCCGCGCTCGTCGGCGAGGTCGGCGAGCGCCTCGCCGAGACTGGTCCGCAGGCCCGAGTCCGACCCTCGATTGACGAACCGCAGGTCGCGGTCGGCGAGGTCCGCGAGGCCGGAGATTCCCTCGGGGTTACCCGCGGGGACGACCAGCCCCCAGTCGCGCTCGTAGGAGCCGAGTTCCGTCGCCGCGACGCCGCGGTCGTCGTCCGACTCGCCGGTCGTCACCGCGAAGTCGGGGACGCCGTCGCGGAGTCGCCGGAGGCCCTCGCGCGACCCGACCGAGAGGTACCGCGGTCGGTCGAGCGCGTCCAGCAGGCGCGCCAAGGCGGGGTCGTCCTCGCCGACGCCGAGGACCGTCGGCGGGCGCACGTCGGGCGAGAACAACTGGACCTCCACCGTCTCGCCCTCGGCGACGTAGGCGGTGTCGGCCGGGACCTCGACCACGCCGTCGGCCTCCACGAGACTGGTGGTCGCGCCGCTTCCCTTGTCCACGACGTAAGCCAGCAGGTCGTCTTCTTCACCGCCGGTCTCGGTCAGGCCCACGGGCATCATCCGCATCCGGCCCTCGCCGTAGCGTTCCTCGGTCGCCATCCGGGCCTCGACGGTCGCGGTGGCGGGTTCCGGTACCCCCGCGGCGCGACGAATCGCGGGCGCGACGAACGTCCGGAAGATGGTGAGCGCCGAGACGGGGTAGCCCGGCAGACCGACGTAGGCGGAGTCGCCGGAGCTCCGCTCGTCTTCCGAGCCGTCCGAGCGTGGCTCGGAGACGTCGAGTCGGCCGACGAGCATCGGCTTGCCGGGTTTGACCGCCACGCCGTGGACGAGCAGTTCGCCCCGCTCCTCGATGACTTCGTAGATGACGTCCACTGCGCTCGCGCTGGTGGACCCCGACGACAGCACGAGGTCGCACTCCTCGGCGGCCGTCCGGAGGACGCGCTCCATCTCCTCGTAGTCGTCTCCGGCGTGGGGGTAGAGTTCGGGGTCCCCGCCCGCCTCCGCGACGGCAGCGGCGACGGTGTAGCTGTTCACGTCGTAAATCTGGCCCGCCGCGCTGTCTATCTCGTCGCCGGGCCGGACCAACTCGTCGCCGGTCGAGACGATGCCGACCGTCGGCTTGCCGCGGACCGGGACCGACTCGACGCCGAGCGCCGACAGCAGGCCGATTTCGCGGGCCGTGAGTCGAGTTCCGGGGCCGAGCGCTCGCTCGCCCGCGGCCACGTCCGCGCCCGCGAGCATCACGTGGTCGCCCGGCGCGACGGCGGTGCGGACCGCCACGGTCTCGCCGTCGTCTCGCTCGTCGGTTCGCTCGACCATCACCACGCTGTCCGCACCCTCAGGCATCACCGCGCCGGTCGAGATTTCGGCGGCTTGGCCCTCGCTGACCGCCACATCGGGTTCCTCGCCCGCGTGGACCGTCCCGGCGAGTTCGAGGACCGCGGGGTCGGTCTCGTCCGCGCCGAAGGTGTCGCGCGCCCGCACGGCGTAGCCGTCCATGCTCGCACGGTCGAACCCCGGCACGTCGAGGGCGGCGTCGATTCGCTCGGCGAGGACTCGGCCGCGGGCCTCGGCGAGCGGAACCCGTTCCGGTTCGGGAGCGAGGTCGAGCGATGCGATTGCGTCTCTGGCGTCGTCCGGGTCGGCGAGGTCTCTGAACTCCTTTCGGTCGGTCATCGTGTATCAGCTCCTGACGTTCGGAATGTAGTCGGTGATTCTGTGAGTTGTTCGGGGAACACGATAGCCGCTTCTCGCGGCGGACGGCTATTTGGACCGGCAGAAACGAACGAGCTAGCGACAGACTCGAACCTATGAGAACCGCACTGCGACCGCACCGAACTGCGCCTCACACCTCCCCATCCTCTTGCGCTTCTCGGCCTTCGGCCTGCGATGCTCGTCCCTCGCGCGGTTTGGCGCGACACGAGGTCGCGCCTGCACGCGCCGACCATTGGGAGACGATTCACGCCGACCACTCCCAGTCCTGAACCTCGACGGTTTCGCCCTCCGGAATCCCTTCTCGCTCTTCCGGCACCTCGACCCACCCGTCCGCGAGCGCGACGCTCGACAGCACGCCGGACCCGGAGGCCCGGGTCGGCGTGGCGCTCGTCTCACCGTCTCCGCCCTCGTCGTTCTCCAGTTGGACTCGGGCGAACGTCCGAATTCCGGGTTCGCTCCGAATTTTCCGGTCGAGGCGCGCCTCGGTCGTCGGGAACCCCTGTTCGGGAAGTCCGCCGACCCGCTTGAGGGCGGGCCGGAGGAACTGCACCGCGTTGACGATGCAGGCCACGGGATAGCCCGGCAACATCACGACGGGCGTCTCCTCGACCACGCCCACGGCGACCGGGTGGCCGGGCTTGAGTGCGACTCCGTGGAACAGAATCTCGCCGAGGTCCGAGACGACTTCGGGGAGTAAGTCGCGCTCGCCGACCGACGACCCGCCCGTCGTCACCACCACGTCTTTCGTCAGGTCGCGCTGAATCGCCGCCCGGAGCGCGTCCGGGTCGTCGGTCACCACGTCGCGGTAGGTCGCCTCGCCGCCCCACCGCTCGACGTAGCGCGAGACCGTCAGGCCGTTGGTCTCGACGACTTCGCCCGGACCGGGGTCGGACTGGACCAGTTCCTCGCCCGTCGGAATTACCCCGACCGTCGGTCGCTCGCGGACTTCGACGGTATCGACCCCGACCGACTTGAGCAGTCCCAAATCGGAGGGCCGCAGGCGGTGGCCGGGGTCGTAGAGGCGCTGGCCCGACTCCACGTCCTCGCCGACCGGCGCGACGTTCTCGCCCTCGGCCACGGCGTCGAAGACTTCGACCTCGGAACCGAACTCGTCCGTCTGCTCTATCATCACCACGGCGTCCGCGCCCGCGGGGAGTTCGCTCCCGGTGTGGACCCGGACCGCGGCGTTCGGGTGGACTTCGTCCGTGTCTCGAAGCACCTCGGGCGACCGGTCGCTCGCGCCGAAGGTGTCCTCGGCGCGGACCGCGTAGCCGTCCATCGCGGCCCGCGGGTAGTGGGGGACGTTCCGCGCGGCGACGACCTCCTCGGCCAGCACCCGGCCGTCGGCGGCGGCGAGTCGCACCTCCTCGGTCCGGTCGTGGGGCGCAATCGCGTCGAGGAGGCGCTCGCGGGCCTCGGCGACGCGAGTTTTGTCCTTGAATCCGGACTCCTTTCGGTCCGGTTGCTCTTCGCTCATGTCTGGAAATCGGCCGTCCGCGGGCAAAAACGTGTGGGAGTATCCTCTCGACGGAGAAATCACCGACTCTTGACGGCTCGATAGCCGAATATCACGGAGACACCGAGGAAACTGACTATACTAAGAACCATTTCGTCGGTGAGTTCGACATTCTCTACGATGGCGGCGACGACCACGAGAACGCCCGAAAGTGCGAACAATCCCCACTCCTGCGGACCGGTCAGGTGCCGTTCGATTCGGTCACGAAACATCCAGTACACCGAAAAGGCTGCTAGTGTGATGCCGAGGGGGAGACCCCATTTGCCGGGTGTCGCCCCGACTACGACGAATAGAACTACGAAGGCGATTGCGAGTATTATTTGTAATCCGAGTCGGAGTTGCGCTAAACTGTTTCCCCTAGCGCTGTCCTCTTCAGTTGTTTTCATTGACGTATCTCTACTTCTCCACACTATACCATATTTCTGTCGTGCTTCAGCATTCTCGCTATTAGATACTTCATTAATATTATCATCGATTGTGGTTAAAGATTATTTTTCATCATATAAATAGGGGCTTTCATCGTTATAGAAGCGTGAACTATGAGCAATGATAGTTAATTCATAGTCCCAAAATTTAATTTAATATGGTATTTAGCTCCATTTGCACTACGGAGGTAATCAAATGTCGAAGAAAGATAATGGTTCGGATGGTCTAAATCGGCGAAACATGCTCCGGAAGAGTGCTGCAGGTGCAACCGGCGGACTTCTCGGTTTGAGCCAAGCTACGGTAACGTGGGCAAAACCTACTGAGTCAGAGATAGAGCAACTGGAAAGCGAACCGAGTGTCCAAGCCGTTCTCAACAAAATCAATCGGTCAGAACTACCAAGTGATACGGAGAAAGTCTCTGGTACACTTGGAAAAGGTGAAGGTGAAAGTAAAATAGAATTTTGGGAAGGAAGCGTTGAATATGGGACGCTCACCGTCGGCAAAGTGAGCAATCACATCAACGTCATTTTCAGTTTTGATTATGATTCGATTTCGGAAGCCCCAGAACAGTTCCGCTCTATTCCTGCGGGGACGGACCCAATCGTGACCGCTCTTGGAGACAGAGCAATCGTGAAGCGGTCAACAACTGACCGAGAAGAACAGGCGATTCGAGCAACACTTCCCGTGACGGGAAGTGAAATGATTAGCTATACAACTTCCCTCTCCAGAGGATTCCTCGCCGAGGTTTTCACCAACATCGAAGGAGATGACGAACTGAATCGGCGACGGTTTATGATTAGGACTACCAACGCGGGGACTCATCCAGTCTATCAAGAATCCTCTGGAGCAATCGTAGAAGCAGACCCTGCAATCCAAGCAGAGGGAATAATCGATGACGTTGCAGACCTCATCGAGGACGGAGTGAACACCGATGCGGTCGAAGGCATCAAAGGAAGTCTCGGTGTCAAACCCTGGAAGCAGATACCAGATTCGGCGAAGAAAATAGAAAATCTCGGTAAAAGTGGTGTCAAAAGTGTCGTCGCGGCATCTATCCCGATGGCCTTAGATTCCGCCGGTGCTCACTGTGGTGCCGACTGCGCGGATTGTGCCATCTCGATTAAAACCTTGGCAACTGACTGCACTAAGTGTCGTATTTTCCTTACGACCTCAGTCTCAGCAATCGGTGCTGTGTCCGCAGTTCTTCTCATTGTTTGCATGTGGAACTTCTGTAATGTTCCGCGGGCGATAAACAAGTGCGACAAATGTCTTGACTGCGCCACCGAAAAAGTATAGATAATCTCTAAATACAGCTCATACAGAT
Encoded proteins:
- the lwrS gene encoding LWR-salt protein, translated to MDARYVFAVRFRLEAETEGVSVGPDEFETRLYRAADPPGEDGWLFFRDNLWRGEINDDRHFRRLVEEELGVNVVSAEYRALETDEEYLAALKDEIRDDLATFKADSVSEVLNKYLGSSLEVDKG
- a CDS encoding HAD family hydrolase — protein: MVAREYDYWLLDLDGTLIDVDWSYPRSVFDRVGDRLGREFTDREAEILWHGLGGNRNEQLREWGIDPEEFWPAFHDIEDPQRRAEETYLYDDAAFVGELDCPVGLVTHCQPFLANPVLDELDIRDWFDTVICCDEELGWKPDPAPLHHAMEQIGVHHDGHDGVYAGDGASDVGAAWNAGLDAIHVERHGHHRREQCVLGDYRVETFDELLATAGAD
- a CDS encoding TrkH family potassium uptake protein, which translates into the protein MSANRTVRRIPADLSIIARDVGSLLAMEAGLMAISVGVALVFTEWYGALSFLLAAGITAAVGLGARRAFADAPEPRMKHGMIIAATGWFCVAVFGALPFLLMAYLTPSQVMQSYVSSAPESATYEAVTVFGATSRSSLVYFRNPLHAFFESMSGWTGSGLTMAVHEPTLPRTIQWWRSFMQWVGGVGVIVLTTAILARPGSGSYALYRSEAREEKIHPSIISTVQTVWKIFVLYTALAVLAMFVAISLSDYGSQLPTWQAFWQALNHAMTGLSTGGFSVTDNSIATYDSPLIETVLLPIMALGAIAFPIHYVVLSNRDAEPLWEDLQTRWLFILFGVGIVVLSLQNAAAVTSAFEATNYAGLQTVGLSAAQATAIRDSVFQWVSALSCTGFQSSGIGDWKPGGKLLLSIAMVVGGAAGSTVGGIKIIRAYTIGRGIVWQFSRVFLPESAVVTANINGRNLGRNEMEREFSEAAIVSLLWIGLLVASSIVLVNVADPSYGLSDVLFEVASAQGNVGLSSGITGPAMPSLAEGMFILNMWVGRLEIIPVLVFARSILYGLNPR
- a CDS encoding aminoglycoside phosphotransferase, with the protein product MKTTEEDSARGNSLAQLRLGLQIILAIAFVVLFVVVGATPGKWGLPLGITLAAFSVYWMFRDRIERHLTGPQEWGLFALSGVLVVVAAIVENVELTDEMVLSIVSFLGVSVIFGYRAVKSR
- a CDS encoding 4a-hydroxytetrahydrobiopterin dehydratase — translated: MADLLSDDEIAAKLPDGWERVDDEIVRVFEFDDYLEGVAFATEVGELAEEEFHHPTIEIRYEEVEVRFTSHEEGGITDDDVHMAELTDDLR
- a CDS encoding molybdopterin biosynthesis protein encodes the protein MTDRKEFRDLADPDDARDAIASLDLAPEPERVPLAEARGRVLAERIDAALDVPGFDRASMDGYAVRARDTFGADETDPAVLELAGTVHAGEEPDVAVSEGQAAEISTGAVMPEGADSVVMVERTDERDDGETVAVRTAVAPGDHVMLAGADVAAGERALGPGTRLTAREIGLLSALGVESVPVRGKPTVGIVSTGDELVRPGDEIDSAAGQIYDVNSYTVAAAVAEAGGDPELYPHAGDDYEEMERVLRTAAEECDLVLSSGSTSASAVDVIYEVIEERGELLVHGVAVKPGKPMLVGRLDVSEPRSDGSEDERSSGDSAYVGLPGYPVSALTIFRTFVAPAIRRAAGVPEPATATVEARMATEERYGEGRMRMMPVGLTETGGEEDDLLAYVVDKGSGATTSLVEADGVVEVPADTAYVAEGETVEVQLFSPDVRPPTVLGVGEDDPALARLLDALDRPRYLSVGSREGLRRLRDGVPDFAVTTGESDDDRGVAATELGSYERDWGLVVPAGNPEGISGLADLADRDLRFVNRGSDSGLRTSLGEALADLADERGVTRHDLVDAIEGFELAAKAHESPARKVADGQADAGLGLRATAEKLDLGFVHVGTETVRVLANPDRESKPGVSELAAALDDELDAVLSALPGFGR
- the glp gene encoding gephyrin-like molybdotransferase Glp, with protein sequence MSEEQPDRKESGFKDKTRVAEARERLLDAIAPHDRTEEVRLAAADGRVLAEEVVAARNVPHYPRAAMDGYAVRAEDTFGASDRSPEVLRDTDEVHPNAAVRVHTGSELPAGADAVVMIEQTDEFGSEVEVFDAVAEGENVAPVGEDVESGQRLYDPGHRLRPSDLGLLKSVGVDTVEVRERPTVGVIPTGEELVQSDPGPGEVVETNGLTVSRYVERWGGEATYRDVVTDDPDALRAAIQRDLTKDVVVTTGGSSVGERDLLPEVVSDLGEILFHGVALKPGHPVAVGVVEETPVVMLPGYPVACIVNAVQFLRPALKRVGGLPEQGFPTTEARLDRKIRSEPGIRTFARVQLENDEGGDGETSATPTRASGSGVLSSVALADGWVEVPEEREGIPEGETVEVQDWEWSA
- a CDS encoding TrkA family potassium uptake protein, which produces MYIVIVGAGNIGTPLIEIATAGGNEVVVIEKDEKKAERAASTHDCLVLNDDATIKDTLVDAGIDRADALISTTDQDATNIMVSLLGQELEVPNIVSVVHDADHMELFRRIGVHTMQNPQRLIAEYLYRAVKRPSIIDYMRIGDEAEVFEISVGSDAAIAGKTIQQAATEGLLPDDMLIVAVERDDSNKPVTPRGNTEVRAGDVLTVYSERGATPEVTDVFGHFEDHDTHPDDA